A genomic region of Acidobacteriota bacterium contains the following coding sequences:
- a CDS encoding KpsF/GutQ family sugar-phosphate isomerase, whose translation MPDLSLARKVLETEAAAVLALVDRLDERFARAVTLVRDCRGRVIVTGMGKSGIICRKIAATLASTGTPAFFLHPAEAVHGDLGVIRADDVVIAMSYSGETEELTRVLETLKRIGAPLIALTGDLKSTLARAADVALDCRVSEEACPMNLVPTASTTAALAMGDALAMAVLVEKGFRPEDFANLHPGGKLGKKLMRVAQLMSAGDALPVVQLHTVMKDVIYEMSRKGLGMTAVVEKDGTLAGIITDGDLRRKMASANVIELTARDVMSVNPVTIANDTMAVEALAIMEQRKITSIVVVDAARRVEGVVHLHDLWRTEMV comes from the coding sequence ATGCCTGACCTGTCACTCGCGCGCAAGGTGCTCGAGACCGAAGCCGCCGCGGTGCTGGCGCTGGTCGATCGCCTCGACGAGCGCTTCGCCCGCGCGGTCACGCTCGTCCGCGATTGCCGCGGCCGGGTGATCGTCACGGGCATGGGCAAGTCCGGGATCATCTGCCGCAAGATTGCGGCGACGCTGGCCAGCACCGGGACGCCGGCCTTCTTCCTGCATCCGGCGGAAGCCGTACACGGCGACCTCGGCGTGATCCGGGCCGATGATGTCGTGATCGCCATGTCGTACAGTGGCGAGACCGAGGAACTGACGCGGGTGCTCGAGACGTTGAAGCGGATTGGCGCGCCGCTGATCGCACTGACGGGGGATCTCAAGTCGACGCTCGCCAGGGCCGCCGACGTCGCGCTCGACTGCCGCGTCTCGGAAGAAGCGTGCCCCATGAACCTGGTGCCGACCGCCAGTACGACGGCCGCCCTCGCGATGGGAGACGCCCTGGCCATGGCGGTGCTCGTGGAGAAGGGCTTCAGGCCCGAAGACTTCGCCAACCTTCACCCCGGCGGCAAGCTGGGCAAGAAGCTGATGCGCGTGGCGCAACTGATGAGCGCCGGCGACGCGCTGCCCGTCGTGCAGTTGCACACGGTCATGAAGGACGTGATCTACGAGATGTCGCGCAAGGGACTCGGCATGACCGCGGTGGTCGAGAAGGACGGCACGCTCGCCGGCATCATCACCGATGGCGACCTGCGGCGGAAGATGGCGTCGGCCAACGTCATCGAGCTGACCGCTCGCGATGTCATGAGCGTGAACCCGGTGACCATCGCCAACGACACCATGGCGGTCGAAGCGCTCGCGATCATGGAACAGCGCAAGATCACCTCGATCGTGGTCGTCGATGCCGCCCGCCGCGTCGAGGGCGTCGTGCACCTGCACGACCTGTGGCGAACGGAAATGGTGTAA
- the coaE gene encoding dephospho-CoA kinase (Dephospho-CoA kinase (CoaE) performs the final step in coenzyme A biosynthesis.) — MAIRKIALTGGIATGKTYVSDRLRAAGVPIVDADVLAREVVALGTPALAAIRQRFGPDVIRRDGTMDRIRVGQIIFKDKRARQDLEAIIHPAVQKAIDKYFAALPKKTPFAVADIPLLYETGREQQFSDVIVVACPRAMQLSRVMERNQLTKEDAERRLAAQWPIEKKVEKATYVIKTDGTFDETNAQVDKLIALFTEGKSR, encoded by the coding sequence ATGGCGATCCGAAAGATAGCGCTCACGGGTGGCATTGCCACCGGCAAGACTTACGTGTCCGACCGCCTGCGCGCGGCCGGCGTGCCGATTGTGGATGCGGATGTCCTCGCCCGCGAAGTGGTGGCCCTCGGCACCCCGGCCCTGGCGGCCATCAGGCAGCGATTCGGGCCCGATGTCATTCGCCGCGACGGCACCATGGACCGGATCCGCGTCGGGCAGATCATCTTCAAGGACAAGCGCGCCCGCCAGGATCTGGAGGCCATCATCCATCCGGCCGTCCAGAAGGCCATCGACAAGTACTTCGCCGCCCTCCCCAAGAAGACGCCGTTTGCCGTGGCGGATATCCCGCTCCTGTACGAGACCGGCCGGGAGCAGCAGTTTTCTGACGTGATCGTGGTCGCTTGCCCTCGGGCCATGCAGCTGTCGCGGGTCATGGAGCGCAATCAGCTGACCAAGGAAGACGCGGAACGCCGGCTGGCGGCACAGTGGCCCATTGAGAAGAAGGTCGAGAAGGCCACCTACGTGATTAAGACCGACGGCACCTTTGACGAGACCAACGCGCAGGTCGACAAGCTGATTGCGCTGTTCACCGAAGGCAAGAGCCGCTAG
- a CDS encoding bifunctional 5,10-methylenetetrahydrofolate dehydrogenase/5,10-methenyltetrahydrofolate cyclohydrolase: MAARRLDGAACAAGIRDELAPRIAAFAQRHGRSPGLAVVLAGHNPASEVYVRNKLKTVTAAGCRAELFRLEDTARVADALALVRRLNDDDRTDGILVQSPLPAGMGDEAEQQIFDAVDPLKDVDGFHPINIGLLVQKRHSLVACTPSGCIELLEREGIAMRGKHAVVIGRSDIVGKPMALLLLHRDATVTVCHSRTVDLPAMARSADILVAAIGRPAFVTRDYVKPGATVIDVGINSLTDRAEVERLFAEGSRKRAQFDEKGSVLVGDVHPEVAEVAGALTPVPGGVGPLTIAMVLRNTVTAAELRKDKGRAT; encoded by the coding sequence CTGGCCGCACGACGTTTAGATGGCGCCGCCTGTGCCGCAGGCATTCGCGACGAACTGGCGCCGCGGATCGCCGCGTTTGCACAGCGCCACGGCCGGTCTCCGGGACTGGCCGTAGTGCTGGCCGGCCACAACCCGGCCTCGGAAGTCTACGTCCGGAACAAGCTGAAGACCGTGACCGCCGCCGGCTGCCGGGCCGAGTTGTTCCGGCTGGAAGACACGGCCCGCGTCGCCGACGCGCTTGCCCTCGTGCGGCGCCTCAATGACGATGACCGCACGGACGGGATCCTGGTGCAGTCGCCGCTGCCGGCGGGCATGGGCGACGAGGCCGAGCAGCAGATCTTCGATGCGGTGGATCCGCTCAAGGACGTCGACGGGTTCCATCCGATCAACATCGGCTTGCTGGTCCAGAAGCGCCACAGCCTGGTGGCCTGCACGCCGTCTGGCTGCATCGAGTTGCTCGAGCGCGAGGGCATCGCGATGCGCGGCAAGCACGCCGTGGTCATTGGCCGCAGCGACATTGTCGGCAAGCCGATGGCGCTGTTGCTGCTGCACCGGGATGCGACCGTGACCGTGTGTCATTCGCGCACGGTCGACCTGCCGGCGATGGCCCGCTCCGCCGACATCCTGGTGGCGGCGATTGGCCGGCCGGCGTTTGTGACCCGCGACTACGTCAAGCCGGGGGCGACCGTGATCGACGTGGGGATCAACAGCCTGACCGATCGCGCCGAGGTCGAGCGCTTGTTTGCCGAGGGCAGCCGCAAGCGCGCGCAGTTCGACGAGAAGGGCAGTGTCCTGGTTGGCGACGTGCATCCTGAGGTGGCAGAGGTGGCCGGCGCGCTGACGCCCGTGCCGGGCGGCGTGGGGCCGCTGACGATTGCAATGGTTCTGCGGAACACGGTGACTGCAGCGGAGCTGCGGAAGGATAAAGGGCGGGCAACCTAG
- the accC gene encoding acetyl-CoA carboxylase biotin carboxylase subunit: MFKKILVANRGEIALRVIFACRELGIKTVAVYSEADENSLHVRFADEDICIGPARSSDSYLNVPAIISAAEITGADALHPGYGFLSESAYLAEVCEACHIRFIGPDPSVIRLLGDKSKARRAMKKAGVPMLPGSDGPVDSEERAIKIAQQIGYPVIIKAVAGGGGRGMRIVREQSELAHAFKTAQREAESAFGVGDVYIEKYLDAPRHIEFQILGDHHGNVVHLGERECSIQRRHQKLLEESPSIAVSEKVRRKMGAVVVDAARAVQYTNAGTFEFLLDDKGNFFFMEVNTRVQVEHPVTEMVTGIDIVKEQIRIAAGARLGFKQSEVTFTGHAMECRINAEDPETFVPSPGMIHAFSVPGGPGVRVDTAAHSECLISPYYDSMVAKVIVHGRDRQEAIARMKRTLEMSVVEGIKTSIPLHLKILSDPDFIAGRLSTHFMERFAAKPKATRLAETA, translated from the coding sequence ATGTTCAAGAAAATCCTTGTCGCCAATCGTGGAGAGATCGCGCTGCGCGTGATTTTCGCGTGTCGCGAGTTGGGCATCAAGACCGTGGCCGTCTATTCCGAGGCCGACGAGAATTCCCTGCACGTGCGGTTCGCGGATGAAGACATCTGCATCGGCCCGGCGCGCAGCAGCGACAGCTACCTCAACGTGCCGGCCATCATCAGCGCGGCCGAGATTACCGGCGCCGACGCGCTGCACCCGGGCTACGGCTTTTTGTCCGAAAGCGCGTACCTCGCCGAGGTGTGCGAGGCGTGCCACATCCGTTTCATCGGCCCCGACCCGAGCGTCATCCGCCTGCTCGGCGACAAGTCGAAGGCCCGCCGCGCCATGAAGAAGGCCGGCGTGCCCATGCTGCCCGGCAGCGACGGCCCGGTGGATAGCGAAGAACGGGCGATCAAAATTGCCCAGCAGATTGGCTACCCCGTGATCATCAAGGCGGTGGCCGGTGGCGGTGGCCGCGGCATGCGCATTGTCAGGGAGCAGTCGGAACTGGCGCACGCCTTCAAGACCGCCCAGCGCGAGGCGGAATCGGCCTTCGGCGTCGGCGACGTCTACATCGAGAAGTACCTCGATGCACCGCGTCACATCGAGTTCCAGATTCTCGGCGACCACCACGGCAACGTCGTGCACCTCGGCGAGCGCGAGTGTTCGATCCAGCGGCGGCACCAGAAGCTGCTGGAGGAATCGCCCTCGATTGCCGTGTCCGAGAAGGTTCGCCGCAAGATGGGCGCCGTGGTGGTCGACGCCGCCCGCGCGGTCCAGTACACCAACGCCGGCACCTTCGAGTTCCTGCTGGACGACAAGGGCAACTTCTTCTTCATGGAAGTCAACACCCGCGTGCAGGTGGAGCACCCGGTGACCGAAATGGTGACCGGTATCGACATCGTCAAGGAACAGATCCGCATTGCCGCCGGCGCCCGGCTCGGCTTCAAGCAGAGCGAGGTGACCTTTACCGGCCACGCCATGGAATGCCGCATCAACGCCGAGGACCCGGAGACGTTCGTGCCGTCGCCGGGCATGATCCACGCGTTCAGCGTGCCCGGCGGTCCGGGCGTGCGCGTCGACACTGCGGCCCACTCCGAGTGCCTGATCTCCCCGTACTACGATTCGATGGTTGCCAAGGTGATCGTGCACGGCCGCGATCGCCAGGAAGCCATCGCGCGCATGAAGCGAACGCTCGAGATGTCGGTGGTGGAGGGCATCAAGACCAGCATTCCCCTGCACCTCAAGATTCTGAGCGACCCCGACTTCATTGCCGGCCGGCTCAGCACGCACTTCATGGAGCGCTTTGCCGCCAAGCCCAAGGCCACCCGGCTCGCTGAAACAGCTTAG
- the kdsA gene encoding 3-deoxy-8-phosphooctulonate synthase has translation MQAVAPVSAGSVTFGTGHPLAFILGPCVIESEGHAVDVAVFVADVAKRLGAPVVFKASFDKANRTSLTSYRGPGLTEGLKVLAKVKARTGLPILTDIHDLSQVAPAAEVVDILQIPAFLSRQTDLLVAAAKTGRVVNVKKGQFLAPRDMRHVVAKLADSGNRRVLVTERGASFGYNNLVVDPRAFPMLRELGYPVIFDVTHSLQLPGAGDGVTAGLAQYLEPMAQAGVAAGVDGVFMEVHEEPSRAKSDAANALRLDQLEPLMQRLVALDRIVRHA, from the coding sequence GTGCAGGCGGTCGCGCCGGTCAGCGCCGGTTCCGTGACGTTTGGCACGGGCCACCCGCTGGCCTTCATCCTGGGACCGTGCGTGATCGAAAGCGAAGGGCACGCGGTCGACGTGGCGGTGTTTGTCGCCGATGTCGCCAAGCGGCTCGGGGCGCCGGTGGTGTTCAAGGCGTCGTTCGACAAGGCCAACCGCACCTCGCTCACCTCGTACCGCGGCCCCGGCCTGACCGAGGGCCTCAAGGTCCTGGCCAAGGTGAAGGCGCGCACCGGACTGCCGATCCTCACTGACATCCACGACCTCAGCCAGGTGGCACCGGCGGCCGAGGTCGTCGACATCCTGCAGATCCCGGCGTTCCTGTCGCGCCAGACCGACCTGCTGGTCGCCGCCGCGAAGACCGGCCGGGTGGTCAACGTGAAGAAGGGCCAGTTCCTCGCGCCGCGCGACATGCGTCACGTGGTGGCGAAGCTGGCCGATTCGGGCAATCGGCGGGTGCTCGTTACCGAACGGGGCGCGTCCTTCGGCTACAACAACCTGGTGGTCGATCCGCGGGCGTTCCCGATGCTGCGCGAGCTGGGCTACCCGGTGATCTTCGACGTGACGCACAGCCTGCAGCTGCCGGGCGCGGGCGACGGCGTGACCGCGGGTCTCGCCCAGTACCTCGAGCCGATGGCGCAGGCCGGCGTCGCCGCCGGCGTGGACGGCGTGTTCATGGAAGTGCATGAAGAGCCCAGCCGCGCCAAGAGCGATGCCGCCAACGCCCTCCGCCTCGACCAGCTCGAGCCGCTCATGCAGCGGCTGGTGGCCCTTGATAGGATCGTCCGGCATGCCTGA
- a CDS encoding tetratricopeptide repeat protein: MGDSLPFLGALVALLVGLAVGKAWERYKLRDGRWIDRRRARDSHHYVLGLNFLVSNQIDLAIEELSQATRVDADALEIHLILGNVHRERGQVARAIQVHQALLQRPKLTKVEHAYILLCLGLDFKRGGFVDRALEAFNEVVRMDPNNQYALLYLQKLHEEQHQWADAHRIRKQLVALSGPDTQPRNQAILGFLENALGSEALGVGDRGRAARHFEEAIDLDAGTVPAFLNLGDVRLMQGDVAGAEHAWDRLMTSSPERAYLAFGRLEKLYEQLGQPQKFEERCLRLVAANPQDWRARLALGNHLAKRGRDREAFDYLLAALEHNPHGLTVHQAVWSVLLKLDLGRTLVQRYIESARSSVFFLDPHVCVKCHYRSTELLWQCPHCHEWNSFIEERIAPAQEATVEM, translated from the coding sequence GTGGGCGACTCGCTTCCCTTCCTGGGCGCGCTGGTGGCGCTGCTCGTTGGCCTGGCCGTGGGCAAGGCGTGGGAACGTTACAAGCTGCGCGACGGCCGCTGGATCGATCGGCGGCGGGCGCGCGACTCCCATCACTATGTGCTCGGCCTGAACTTCCTGGTGTCGAACCAGATCGACCTCGCGATCGAGGAACTGAGCCAGGCCACGCGAGTCGACGCCGACGCGCTGGAGATTCACCTGATCCTGGGCAACGTCCACCGCGAACGCGGGCAGGTGGCCCGCGCCATCCAGGTGCACCAGGCCCTGTTGCAGCGGCCCAAGCTGACCAAGGTCGAACACGCCTACATCCTGTTGTGCCTCGGCCTCGACTTCAAGCGCGGCGGCTTCGTCGATCGCGCGCTCGAGGCCTTCAACGAAGTCGTGCGGATGGATCCGAACAACCAGTACGCCCTGCTCTACCTGCAGAAGCTGCATGAAGAGCAGCACCAGTGGGCCGACGCGCACCGCATTCGCAAGCAGTTGGTCGCGCTGAGCGGCCCCGATACCCAGCCTCGCAACCAGGCGATCCTGGGCTTTCTCGAGAACGCGCTCGGCAGCGAGGCGCTCGGCGTCGGCGATCGCGGCCGGGCGGCCCGCCACTTCGAGGAAGCCATCGACCTCGATGCCGGCACGGTGCCGGCGTTCCTCAACCTGGGCGACGTCCGGCTGATGCAAGGCGACGTGGCCGGCGCGGAGCACGCGTGGGACCGGCTGATGACCAGCTCGCCGGAGCGCGCCTACCTGGCCTTCGGCCGGCTCGAGAAACTGTACGAGCAACTGGGCCAGCCACAGAAGTTCGAGGAGCGGTGCCTGCGGCTGGTCGCCGCCAACCCCCAGGATTGGCGCGCGCGCCTGGCGCTTGGCAACCACCTGGCCAAGCGCGGACGCGACCGCGAGGCGTTTGATTACCTGCTGGCCGCGCTCGAACACAATCCGCATGGGCTGACGGTGCACCAGGCGGTGTGGAGCGTGCTGCTCAAGCTCGATCTCGGCCGCACGCTGGTGCAGCGCTACATCGAGTCGGCGCGGTCATCGGTGTTCTTCCTGGACCCGCATGTCTGCGTCAAGTGCCACTACCGCAGCACCGAGCTGCTGTGGCAGTGTCCGCACTGCCACGAATGGAATTCGTTTATCGAAGAGCGCATCGCCCCCGCCCAGGAGGCGACCGTCGAGATGTGA
- the accB gene encoding acetyl-CoA carboxylase biotin carboxyl carrier protein — MTLDEIKQLIEFIKANELSEFELEHDGVKIRIKSGSSHQVVAVPHVAMAAPIAAPAAAPVAAPAVPAAAVPVAEEGGELAMVKSPIVGTFYRAAEPGAKALASVGDVVRKGQVLCIIEAMKLMNEIDSEYDGEITSVYVENGQAVQYGERLFAIRPTT; from the coding sequence ATGACACTGGACGAGATCAAGCAGCTCATCGAATTCATCAAGGCGAATGAGCTGAGCGAGTTCGAACTGGAACACGACGGCGTGAAGATCCGGATTAAGAGCGGGTCGAGTCACCAGGTCGTCGCGGTCCCGCACGTGGCGATGGCCGCGCCGATCGCGGCGCCGGCGGCGGCCCCGGTGGCCGCGCCCGCCGTGCCGGCTGCGGCGGTGCCTGTGGCCGAAGAGGGCGGCGAGCTGGCGATGGTCAAGTCGCCGATCGTCGGCACGTTCTACCGTGCCGCGGAACCCGGCGCCAAGGCGCTGGCCTCGGTCGGCGATGTGGTGCGCAAGGGCCAGGTGCTGTGCATCATCGAAGCCATGAAGCTCATGAACGAGATCGATTCCGAGTACGACGGCGAGATCACCAGCGTCTACGTGGAGAACGGGCAGGCCGTGCAGTACGGCGAACGCCTGTTCGCGATTCGTCCCACCACCTAA
- the kdsB gene encoding 3-deoxy-manno-octulosonate cytidylyltransferase, which yields MTESSVLAVIPARFHATRLPGKILADIAGRTMIEHVYRRTAAASLVHAALVATDDERIARAVEAFGGAAIMTRPDHVSGTDRIAEVAGQLPCRLVVNVQGDEPLIEPDTIDAAIAPMLADPSLEMSTLCRPLAGRELDTKSVVKVVTDLAGRALYFSRSPLAGSAAHIGLYVYRRDVLLKLAALAPTPLETLESLEQLRALSHGVAIRVVATDHAAAGVDTPEDLERIRQLLAPHKGAPYVM from the coding sequence CTGACTGAATCGTCGGTCCTCGCCGTCATCCCCGCGAGGTTCCACGCGACCCGCCTTCCCGGAAAAATTCTTGCCGACATTGCCGGCCGCACGATGATCGAGCACGTGTATCGCCGCACCGCGGCCGCGTCGCTCGTACACGCCGCGCTCGTGGCGACCGATGACGAACGCATTGCCCGCGCTGTGGAAGCGTTCGGGGGCGCCGCGATCATGACGCGCCCCGACCATGTGAGCGGCACCGACCGCATTGCCGAGGTCGCCGGCCAACTGCCCTGCCGGCTGGTGGTCAACGTCCAGGGCGACGAGCCGCTGATTGAACCAGACACCATTGATGCGGCCATCGCGCCGATGCTGGCCGACCCCAGCCTCGAAATGAGCACGCTCTGCCGGCCCCTCGCCGGCCGCGAACTCGACACCAAGAGTGTCGTCAAGGTCGTGACCGACCTGGCGGGCCGGGCGCTCTACTTTTCCCGTTCGCCGCTGGCCGGTAGTGCTGCCCATATTGGTCTTTATGTATATCGGCGCGACGTCCTGCTGAAGTTAGCCGCGCTCGCCCCGACCCCGCTCGAGACCCTCGAGTCGCTGGAGCAACTTCGAGCGCTCTCGCACGGCGTGGCCATCCGGGTCGTGGCGACCGACCACGCTGCGGCCGGCGTCGACACCCCCGAAGACCTCGAACGCATTCGGCAGCTGCTGGCGCCCCATAAAGGGGCTCCCTACGTGATGTGA
- the thiE gene encoding thiamine phosphate synthase gives MPPSPRPPGSLKQLRPFPRLYAIVDVDLCAAGGHTPLDVVRAFLAAGVRLIQLRAKTWDSGAFLDLAAAAVADAQAAGAIIVINDRADIAVLSHAPGLHVGQDDLSPADARRIVGPDAWLGLSTHTVEQWTAALAAPISYVAIGPVFETGTKATGFAAVGLHTVRLVATAAAARALPVVAIGGITIERAPAVIEAGAAAVAVISGLLAGPPEARARAFIRALA, from the coding sequence TTGCCGCCAAGCCCAAGGCCACCCGGCTCGCTGAAACAGCTTAGGCCGTTCCCACGGCTGTACGCGATCGTTGACGTCGACCTCTGTGCCGCCGGCGGGCACACACCGCTGGACGTTGTCCGGGCCTTTCTCGCCGCCGGCGTGCGGCTGATTCAACTGCGAGCCAAGACCTGGGACAGCGGCGCCTTTCTCGACCTGGCGGCTGCGGCGGTGGCCGACGCGCAGGCGGCCGGCGCAATCATCGTCATCAACGATCGTGCCGATATCGCGGTCCTGTCGCACGCGCCCGGCCTGCACGTCGGCCAGGACGATCTGAGTCCGGCCGACGCGCGCCGCATCGTCGGGCCCGACGCCTGGCTTGGGCTGTCCACTCATACGGTGGAGCAGTGGACCGCGGCTCTGGCCGCCCCCATTTCCTATGTGGCCATTGGGCCGGTGTTCGAGACCGGCACGAAGGCGACCGGCTTTGCGGCGGTGGGCCTCCACACCGTGCGGTTGGTGGCCACGGCGGCGGCTGCGCGCGCGCTGCCGGTGGTCGCCATCGGCGGAATTACGATCGAGCGCGCCCCCGCGGTGATTGAGGCCGGTGCCGCGGCGGTGGCGGTGATTAGCGGCCTGCTCGCCGGGCCACCCGAGGCGCGCGCCCGCGCCTTCATTCGCGCCCTGGCCTGA
- a CDS encoding CTP synthase yields the protein MENTARQTKYIFVTGGVVSSLGKGLAAASIGALLEGHGYTVTLQKFDPYINVDPGTMSPYQHGEVYVTDDGAETDLDLGHYERFTSMTATRNSNWTTGKIYMSVIQKERRGDYLGRTVQVIPHITNEIKDCIRQAGRDVDVVLVEIGGTVGDIESLPFLEAIRQFRQDVGRENTIYVHLTLVPYIGAAGELKTKPTQHSVRDLRSIGIQPDILLCRTDRILARDIKQKIALFCDVAEEAVITAVDVPTIYEVPLSLREEGLDSVVLKYLHLPPSESRMQPWEELVDRIKNPEDDLTIHVVGKYTGYEDSYKSLNEALYHGGFANRVRINIQWVESEALEQEGGARLLDGAIAILVPGGFGSRGTRGMMKASEYARTHGIPFFGICYGFQWATVEYARNVCGLDGADSTEVDEAAPHKVIYKLRDLLGVDELGGTMRLGRYACELAPNSLARKIYGTDLIHERHRHRFEFNCLYEQALAEKGMRISGRSPDGKFVEIAELAHHPWYLAVQFHPEFQSRPLKPHPLFASFVEAAKRQKQAADLEPVRVSKSEA from the coding sequence ATGGAAAATACGGCTCGGCAAACCAAGTACATCTTCGTAACCGGCGGCGTCGTGTCGTCGCTCGGTAAGGGCCTGGCCGCCGCCTCGATCGGCGCGCTGCTCGAGGGGCACGGCTACACGGTCACGCTCCAAAAGTTCGATCCGTACATCAACGTCGATCCGGGGACGATGAGCCCGTACCAGCATGGCGAGGTCTACGTCACCGACGATGGCGCCGAGACCGACCTCGACCTGGGCCATTACGAGCGGTTCACCAGCATGACCGCGACGCGCAACAGCAACTGGACGACCGGCAAGATCTACATGTCGGTGATCCAGAAGGAACGGCGCGGCGATTACCTGGGCCGCACCGTCCAGGTCATTCCGCACATCACCAACGAGATCAAGGACTGCATTCGCCAGGCCGGGCGCGACGTTGACGTGGTGCTGGTCGAGATTGGCGGCACCGTCGGCGACATCGAGAGCCTGCCGTTCCTGGAGGCGATTCGCCAGTTCCGCCAGGACGTGGGCCGCGAGAACACCATTTACGTGCACCTGACGCTGGTGCCGTACATCGGTGCCGCCGGCGAACTCAAGACCAAGCCGACACAGCACAGCGTGCGCGATCTCCGGTCAATCGGCATCCAGCCCGACATCCTGCTGTGCCGCACCGATCGCATTCTTGCCCGCGACATCAAGCAGAAGATCGCCTTGTTCTGCGACGTGGCCGAGGAAGCCGTGATCACCGCGGTGGACGTGCCGACGATTTACGAGGTGCCGCTGTCGCTGCGCGAGGAAGGCCTCGACTCGGTCGTCCTCAAGTACCTGCACCTGCCGCCGAGCGAGTCGCGGATGCAGCCCTGGGAAGAGCTGGTCGATCGCATCAAGAACCCGGAAGACGACCTCACCATCCACGTCGTCGGCAAGTACACCGGCTACGAAGACTCCTACAAGTCGCTGAACGAGGCGCTCTATCACGGCGGCTTCGCCAACCGGGTCCGCATCAACATCCAGTGGGTGGAATCGGAAGCGCTCGAGCAGGAAGGCGGCGCGCGGCTGCTCGACGGCGCGATTGCGATCCTGGTGCCCGGTGGGTTCGGCTCACGCGGCACGCGCGGGATGATGAAGGCCTCGGAGTACGCGCGCACCCACGGCATCCCCTTCTTCGGGATTTGCTACGGCTTCCAGTGGGCCACCGTCGAGTACGCGCGCAACGTGTGCGGCCTGGATGGCGCCGATTCGACCGAGGTCGACGAGGCCGCGCCGCACAAGGTCATCTACAAGTTGCGCGACCTGCTCGGCGTGGACGAACTGGGCGGAACCATGCGCCTGGGCCGCTACGCGTGCGAACTGGCGCCCAACTCGCTGGCCCGAAAGATCTACGGCACCGACTTGATCCACGAGCGCCACCGCCACCGCTTCGAGTTCAATTGCCTCTACGAGCAGGCCCTCGCCGAGAAGGGCATGCGCATTTCTGGCCGGTCGCCCGACGGCAAGTTCGTGGAGATCGCCGAGCTCGCCCACCATCCGTGGTACCTGGCGGTGCAGTTCCACCCCGAGTTCCAGTCGCGCCCGCTCAAGCCGCATCCGCTGTTTGCCAGCTTCGTTGAAGCCGCGAAGCGGCAGAAGCAAGCAGCTGACCTTGAGCCGGTCCGCGTCAGCAAGAGCGAGGCCTAG